The following DNA comes from Rosa rugosa chromosome 5, drRosRugo1.1, whole genome shotgun sequence.
ttgtaataataaaatattatttttattaatatattattatttttaaaaaatataaaatatgaagaatttctaatacaaattttttgcagaaatctaagggacagtctatcacccaagatttcaagaagcattaagaattttgatgatataattctacttttggtgatacttttcatgttgttttaatattttattaatatcttatgaggtatcatgatataaatttaatattactatttaaaattttaaaaatatttgaaattataatggggcggattagcggatcgggtatccgttaacccggcggatacggatttggatcgagctatcaacgatccgccgggttaacggagcgggtttggatcgaatttttttttaagtaaacggatttggatttaggtcgatccaatccaaatccgatccatttacaggtctatttGGAACTATGCAGATGAGTGGACTAGTGTCAATCTCAGGAAAAATGTGGATTCTGTTTTCAGTAGTGTTTATCTTGCTTGGCAAAAACTTGCTGATAATTTCTATAAGTTAAATGTGGATGGGACTAGGAGCTCATCTTCTGGTAAGATTGGAGCTGGAGGTGTGATCAGGGATAAATTTGGCAACTGGATTTCTGGATTTCAAGTCAACTTAGGCATTGGTGATATCCTTGATGCTGAGGCCTGGGGTCTTTACTTTGGGCTTAAAATGGCTGCTAACTTGCAGATCCCTCAACTGGAGGTTGAGTCTGACTCTGCGGTCCTGGTTCAGCTGATCCAATGTGCTGAGCTTGACACTCAACCTCTTGGTTCTTTATTGATTGGTTGCTTGAACTACATGAAGAGCATGGGAATGACTCATATCTGCCACATCTTTAGGGAATGCAATATGACCGCAGATGCCTTAGCCAAAAACAGTATTAATCATGAGCTTGGTCTTATTGCTCTTGATAGCCCTCCCCTGCATGCCGCTCAGTTCTACCTTGATGACATAGCCTCTGTGTCTAGAGCTAGAATGAGTGCTTGTGTTAATTCTTAGTTGTTggtcttttctttttgggtcttttAGGCCCtgcttgtaaccaaaaaaaaaaaaaaatgttccattaataGGCAACCATTTTGCACGGTTTGGGGCGCACTTGAGTTGCAGCCGTTGGATTAGCGCACTTGAGTTGCAGCCGTTGGATTATTTTGTGCTTATATGCGGCGGTGTCACGTTAAAAGGCTACAGACCGCTGTGTTTCTAGTTTGCTTTTGAAGCTCTACTCCAGTTTGCTGCCTTGGCTTCCCGAGAACAAACATCGCCTTTGGCTCTGCTCCAATCAAGTAAGTGTTCCTGCTCGAATCTCTCCATTTCTGAGATACCCAAACACTGAATCGGCTCTTCTCTTACGCCTCTGCTTCTTTTATTGCTTAAGCTGCTTCTACTCTACGTAATTTAGTTTATCACTGTCGAGCGAGTTAGATTTATTGTAGGATTACCATCTGTTTGATAGAGAAAGGCTTTGCTTGGTTTATTGGAATTGAATGACAAAAGATGAAAAGAAACACTCATGGCGTCACTATGTTTCAAACATCATGTTTATTGTGATTGGCTGGAATTAGAAGCTAAGTAACAGACACTGTGTGGCAGTGGATTCAGGAGCACAGGAAGTGATTGCATATGAAGGAGAGGCCATTTTAGAACCATACGAGGGTATGGAATTTGAATCTGAAGATGCTGCAAAGATATTTTATGATGACTATGCCAGACGCCTTGGATTTGTCATGCGTGTCATGTCATGTCGTCGATCCGAAAGAGATGGTAGGATTCTTGCTCGTCGACTTGGCTGTAATAAGGAAGGTCACTGTGTTAGTATTCGAGGTAAATTTGGACCCGTCAGAAAACCGCGAGCCAGTACAAGGGAGGGTTGTAAGGCAATGATTCATGTCAAGTATGATAAATCTGGTAAATGGGTGATTACAAAATTTGTTAAGGAACATAACCATTCACTTGTGGTGTCTCCTCGTGAAGCACGTCAAGCAATGGTCAGTAGTTTTCTTATATTTAGTAATATTTGCCAGTTCCTATATATAATTGGACTTTCAATTCTGGGGATTATTAGTGTCTCACATGTTTCGACTTGATGTGTTACTTGACTGGTATCCCCCTTTTAGAAAGAATTCTTATGTTCATAGCCTGAATGTTCTtccatatatgtatgtatgtatttcATATACGCATATATGCAGGTACTCCATGTAGGAGCACAATGTGTGCTGTTTAAGAAGACTGATTATATTACACAGAGATATCTGCAAATTACTAAGAAATTTATcgtgggaagaaaaaaaatctctttacATGT
Coding sequences within:
- the LOC133712872 gene encoding protein FAR1-RELATED SEQUENCE 5, translating into MDSGAQEVIAYEGEAILEPYEGMEFESEDAAKIFYDDYARRLGFVMRVMSCRRSERDGRILARRLGCNKEGHCVSIRGKFGPVRKPRASTREGCKAMIHVKYDKSGKWVITKFVKEHNHSLVVSPREARQAMDEKDKKIQELSAELRNKKRLCTTYQEQLTAFMKIVEEYNDQLSLKVKNVVNNLKEFESIDVELTQRG